One Lycium barbarum isolate Lr01 chromosome 5, ASM1917538v2, whole genome shotgun sequence genomic window carries:
- the LOC132639843 gene encoding uncharacterized protein LOC132639843, protein MVAEVAVPVPMLMLAEKEGNEEKREFFDLIKGVTYTMSFPELVGKRCLGVGIPGWIFTADGKGNMNLFHLNSRSLIELPHMDTLKGFDADHVRGYCEYYVEKALLSSDPHTTDDYILMIIQGVPRSLAYWKPGKKGFITPGLPERAYSDVTWHDGQFYGVDYGGNVVILDFRGGLEPTIGRVVKGVPSEFICGMRLYIVHSLGDLFVITRDGVCNHPETNSYGVEEFIVSKVDVDNESYEEVDDLENRALFLGFSASLVVEQYGCKANHIYFTDDCSEAYYSSEKGGGKDMGIYNLFEDTIEPHYTGESYHRFSPPVWIFNTSFSV, encoded by the coding sequence ATGGTTGCTGAAGTTGCAGTTCCAGTTCCAATGTTGATGCTGGCCGAGAAGGAAGGGAATGAAGAAAAACGTGAGTTTTTTGACTTAATAAAGGGTGTCACCTACACTATGAGTTTCCCAGAACTTGTGGGAAAACGCTGTTTGGGTGTTGGAATTCCAGGATGGATTTTCACAGCAGATGGCAAAGGGAATATGAATTTGTTCCATCTCAATTCTCGTTCTCTTATAGAATTGCCTCACATGGACACACTCAAGGGTTTTGATGCAGATCATGTACGCGGTTACTGCGAGTATTATGTTGAAAAAGCACTGCTCTCTTCGGATCCTCATACAACCGACGACTATATTTTGATGATTATTCAAGGAGTACCTCGTTCATTAGCTTACTGGAAACCTGGAAAGAAGGGGTTTATTACACCAGGACTGCCCGAACGGGCCTATTCTGATGTAACATGGCATGATGGCCAGTTTTATGGAGTTGATTATGGGGGAAACGTTGTAATCTTGGACTTTAGAGGAGGGTTAGAACCAACCATTGGAAGGGTAGTTAAAGGAGTGCCTTCTGAGTTTATTTGTGGAATGCGGCTCTACATTGTGCATTCTTTAGGTGACCTATTTGTGATCACTCGAGATGGAGTTTGTAACCACCCCGAAACAAATTCATATGGTGTTGAAGAATTTATTGTTAGCAAGGTTGATGTGGATAATGAGAGTTATGAGGAGGTTGATGATTTGGAGAACAGGGCACTCTTCCTCGGGTTTAGTGCCTCTTTGGTTGTCGAACAATATGGATGCAAAGCGAACCATATATATTTTACTGATGATTGTTCTGAGGCCTACTATTCTAGTGAAAAAGGAGGTGGCAAGGACATGGGCATATACAACTTGTTTGAGGATACCATTGAGCCTCACTATACCGGGGAATCCTACCACAGATTCAGTCCACCTGTATGGATCTTCAACACTTCTTTCTCTGTTTAG